TCGAGGCGCGCTCGTCTGCGGGACGCGTGATCATGAGGGGCTTGCCAGCGGCGAGACGGTCGTAGACCATCGCCGAGATGTCGACGACGGCGACATCGGCGGCCGAGAGCTGCCAGCCGAGTTCCGGCCCGTCGTCGTAGACGTGCTGCGCGCTGCGGTCCGCGGCATTGGCCGCGTTGATCGCCGCGATGATCCTGCGGTGGGCGGCCCCGTACGCCTCATCCACGACCCCGCTGCGGGGATGCGGTCGGTAGATGACCCGATGCCGGCCGGTCGCCAGGAGCTGTTTCACGAGCGTCTCGCCGTGCGTCGCGATCGAACCGTAGTGAGCGCTGGGACGGTCCCCCTCCCAGGTCGGTGCGTACAGCACCACGGTGCGCTCATCCGGCGTGTAGGGCAGCGTCCCCGAATAGTGATCCGCCTGCGGTCGACCGATGTCGATCGTTCGACGGTCGACGTCGTAGTCCCACAGCGTGCGCGAGAGACGATCCCGCGCCGCCTGACCCGCGACGAAGGCGTAGTCGTAGGCCTTGTACTGATTCGTGGTCATGTACATCTTGTCGGACTCGCCGTGGTTGATGAACACGTGCCAGCGGCGTCCGTAGCGGAACATCTGAAAATTGCGGGTGTTCTGATTGACGTACAGCACGACCCGGATGTCCTGGTGGGCGATGAACCGCTCGAGGTCGCGGACCTTCGGCACGAAGGCGACCGGCGGTCCGTCCTCGTCGAGCAGCTTCTCGGCGCCCGTCGCCGACCGGGAGAGCACGACGACCGGCCACCGCTTCGCGAGCTCCGCGAGCGGACGATACCACTGGCGCATCTGGTACATGTTCACCGCGCCGTCGGCGAAGTACACCGCGACCTGGAAGTGATCGAGCGGATGCGGTTCGCGCTCGGCGAGGCGCCGCCGCACCCGCTGCACGGCGCTGCGGGACGCGAGCGCGCGCGTGAGGAGACGGTACGCCTTCTTGGCGTCAGACAATGCACCCATCCCTCCAGAATAGTTCGTTCCGCGCTCTCGCCCCGCGGACGGATCAGGGAACGCCCGATGTCGTCGTGCCATGATCGTCATGTGCCAGCCAACGAATCCGTCACGCCCGACGCCGGGGTGTCCTTCGTGATGCCGGTGCTCAACGAGCGGGCGTACCTCGAGCACGCCGTCGCCTCCGTGCTCGCCCAGGACGTCGACGGACCCGCCGAGCTCGTCCTCGCGCTCGGCCCCTCGACCGACGGGACCACTGAGCTGGCCGAGCGGCTGGCTGCGGCCGACGACCGCATCCGGCTGGTCCGGAACCCGGCCGCGCACATCCCGGTGGGGTTGAACGCCGCGATCGGCGCGAGCCGGTACGCGACGATCGTCCGCGTGGATGCTCACTCCGAGCTGTCTCCCGGCTACGCGGCCCGCGCCCTGGAGACGCTC
This genomic interval from Microbacterium sp. LWH11-1.2 contains the following:
- a CDS encoding CDP-glycerol glycerophosphotransferase family protein — encoded protein: MGALSDAKKAYRLLTRALASRSAVQRVRRRLAEREPHPLDHFQVAVYFADGAVNMYQMRQWYRPLAELAKRWPVVVLSRSATGAEKLLDEDGPPVAFVPKVRDLERFIAHQDIRVVLYVNQNTRNFQMFRYGRRWHVFINHGESDKMYMTTNQYKAYDYAFVAGQAARDRLSRTLWDYDVDRRTIDIGRPQADHYSGTLPYTPDERTVVLYAPTWEGDRPSAHYGSIATHGETLVKQLLATGRHRVIYRPHPRSGVVDEAYGAAHRRIIAAINAANAADRSAQHVYDDGPELGWQLSAADVAVVDISAMVYDRLAAGKPLMITRPADERASIDSTGYLADCEWLTVDDASRIVSEVERVRADEAAVARLRMWVQHYFGDTTPGVATEKFHAAVERLMREWEQWHANDIGAIREDEDDDDEEADEEDA